A single Clavibacter nebraskensis NCPPB 2581 DNA region contains:
- a CDS encoding alpha/beta fold hydrolase produces the protein MTEITAHHGLLKDTNLHVDDTGGTGRPVVLIHGWPLSGESWSKQVPAFEAAGYRVITYDRRGFGRSDKPLTGYDYDTFASDLDAVLTALDLVDVTLVGFSMGGGEIARYIGTRGEARLHSVVFASAVPPYLEKTDDNPDGPLTKDAAAEMTAGLTKDEDSFYDEFTTGFYSANGVLKVTETERQEAIALAHQSKKHAALASMAAFATTDFRDDLTKVTVPTLVIHGDSDATVPFEGSGARTHEAIAGSELHVVEDAPHGVTVSHPEEWNQAVLEFLKK, from the coding sequence ATGACCGAGATCACCGCCCACCACGGGCTCCTGAAGGACACGAACCTGCACGTCGACGACACCGGGGGCACGGGACGCCCCGTGGTCCTCATCCACGGCTGGCCGCTGTCCGGCGAGTCCTGGAGCAAGCAGGTGCCCGCGTTCGAGGCCGCCGGCTACCGCGTCATCACCTACGACCGCCGCGGCTTCGGACGCAGCGACAAGCCGCTCACCGGCTACGACTACGACACCTTCGCGTCCGACCTCGACGCGGTGCTCACCGCGCTCGACCTCGTCGACGTCACGCTCGTCGGCTTCTCGATGGGCGGCGGCGAGATCGCCCGCTACATCGGCACCCGCGGCGAGGCGCGCCTGCACAGCGTCGTCTTCGCCTCCGCGGTGCCGCCGTACCTGGAGAAGACCGACGACAACCCGGACGGCCCACTCACGAAGGACGCGGCCGCCGAGATGACGGCCGGCCTCACGAAGGACGAGGACTCCTTCTACGACGAGTTCACGACCGGCTTCTACTCCGCGAACGGCGTGCTCAAGGTCACCGAGACCGAGCGCCAGGAGGCCATCGCGCTCGCGCACCAGTCGAAGAAGCACGCGGCGCTCGCGTCGATGGCCGCGTTCGCGACCACGGACTTCCGCGACGACCTCACCAAGGTCACCGTGCCGACGCTCGTCATCCACGGCGACAGCGACGCGACCGTGCCGTTCGAGGGATCCGGCGCGCGCACGCACGAGGCCATCGCCGGTTCCGAGCTGCACGTCGTGGAGGACGCCCCGCACGGCGTCACGGTCAGCCACCCCGAGGAGTGGAACCAGGCCGTGCTGGAGTTCCTCAAGAAGTAG
- a CDS encoding LysR family transcriptional regulator: MKISHQRHFVVAAEVLHLPKAAGQLGISRAKLASSIRAIEEHYGRAVFDPQSTETRLTKTGRLAYEEALEELAKPSTPPEAPKPPAGGKAKASKGQGRAPVVKGQPKPYKRTQGR, translated from the coding sequence GTGAAGATCAGCCACCAGCGCCACTTCGTGGTCGCGGCCGAGGTGCTGCACCTGCCGAAGGCGGCGGGTCAGCTCGGCATCTCGCGCGCGAAGCTCGCCTCCTCCATCCGCGCGATCGAGGAGCACTACGGCCGTGCCGTGTTCGACCCGCAGAGCACCGAGACGCGCCTGACGAAGACCGGCCGCCTCGCGTACGAGGAGGCCCTCGAGGAGCTGGCGAAGCCGTCCACCCCGCCCGAGGCGCCGAAGCCGCCGGCCGGCGGGAAGGCCAAGGCCTCCAAGGGCCAGGGCCGCGCGCCCGTGGTCAAGGGCCAGCCGAAGCCGTACAAGCGCACGCAGGGGCGCTGA
- a CDS encoding (deoxy)nucleoside triphosphate pyrophosphohydrolase, which produces MAGLEVVAAVLIRDGRALACRRTAHTPGAGTWEFPGGKVERGETPQAALAREIREELGVDVTVGALVDRSEVPVGDRVIDLACYLVDPTGPPPTASTDHDELRWVPIADLGDLDWSAPDLPAVRRLVRGARHPDADWVVDVGARPRVTGPEHYRHAALLAEASEGLAASVAALGDAVRAAHAAGLDEPRIAVAARLSLAHVRDLLR; this is translated from the coding sequence ATGGCGGGACTCGAGGTCGTGGCGGCGGTGCTGATCCGCGACGGGCGCGCGCTCGCGTGCCGACGCACGGCGCACACGCCGGGCGCGGGCACGTGGGAGTTCCCGGGCGGCAAAGTCGAGCGGGGCGAGACCCCGCAGGCGGCGCTCGCGCGGGAGATCCGCGAGGAGCTCGGAGTCGACGTGACCGTCGGCGCGCTCGTCGACCGCTCCGAGGTGCCCGTGGGCGATCGCGTCATCGACCTCGCGTGCTACCTCGTGGATCCGACGGGGCCGCCGCCGACCGCCAGCACCGACCACGACGAGCTGCGCTGGGTGCCCATCGCCGACCTCGGCGACCTCGACTGGTCGGCGCCGGACCTGCCCGCGGTGCGGCGCCTGGTGCGCGGGGCCCGGCACCCGGACGCGGACTGGGTCGTCGACGTGGGCGCGCGGCCGCGCGTCACCGGTCCCGAGCACTACCGGCACGCGGCGCTGCTCGCGGAGGCGTCGGAGGGCCTGGCCGCGTCCGTCGCCGCCCTCGGGGACGCGGTGCGCGCCGCCCACGCGGCAGGACTCGACGAGCCCCGCATCGCGGTCGCCGCCCGTCTGTCGCTCGCGCACGTGCGGGACCTCCTCCGCTGA
- a CDS encoding poly(ethylene terephthalate) hydrolase family protein: MPTLIITGQEDTTAIPAKFGEPAYDSIPAGTPKQYLELRGLGHAAGMGKPVATIRTALTAFLKRYLDGDSASTKDICPAPRVGGPISASTSSCPTG, encoded by the coding sequence GTGCCGACGCTCATCATCACCGGGCAGGAGGACACGACCGCGATCCCGGCGAAGTTCGGCGAGCCCGCCTACGACTCGATCCCGGCCGGTACCCCGAAGCAGTACCTCGAGCTCAGGGGGCTCGGCCACGCGGCGGGGATGGGGAAGCCGGTCGCCACCATCCGCACCGCGCTCACCGCGTTCCTGAAGCGCTACCTCGACGGCGATAGCGCCTCCACGAAGGACATCTGCCCGGCCCCCAGGGTCGGCGGCCCCATCAGCGCGTCGACCAGCTCCTGCCCCACGGGCTGA
- a CDS encoding dienelactone hydrolase family protein, translated as MPFMPSSLRRPAAVAALALVATLAAPAAAQAHAPAHQPVVAHHHAPFAVRTTVVPKTAVKAFGGGVIYTPQDTGKPVLGAVVITPGFTNTNADEKELGELVASQGFVAFVIDTLDPADLPDQRATEILAAADYLTGQSAVRSEVSAKDVGLIGYSFGGGGTMQAAQSRPSIKAAIGLMPFDFPPASDPNAQYPAYPAMKTPTLVITGQKDDVAEPAYFGKPAYDSIPAGTPKQYLELKGLDHYAGEHAPVAAIRNAVTAFLKRYLDGNSAYAKFICPAPKVGGPISVSLSSCPKG; from the coding sequence ATGCCCTTCATGCCCTCCTCGCTCCGCCGCCCCGCCGCGGTCGCCGCGCTCGCACTCGTCGCGACCCTCGCGGCCCCCGCCGCGGCCCAGGCCCACGCCCCCGCCCACCAGCCGGTCGTCGCGCACCACCACGCGCCCTTCGCGGTGCGCACCACGGTCGTCCCGAAGACGGCCGTGAAGGCCTTCGGCGGCGGCGTCATCTACACGCCGCAGGACACCGGCAAGCCCGTCCTCGGCGCCGTCGTCATCACGCCCGGCTTCACGAACACCAACGCCGACGAGAAGGAGCTCGGTGAGCTCGTCGCCTCGCAGGGCTTCGTCGCGTTCGTCATCGACACCCTCGACCCGGCCGACCTGCCCGACCAGCGCGCCACCGAGATCCTCGCCGCGGCGGACTACCTCACCGGCCAGAGTGCGGTGAGGTCCGAGGTCTCCGCGAAGGACGTCGGCCTCATCGGCTACTCGTTCGGCGGCGGCGGCACGATGCAGGCGGCGCAGTCGCGCCCGTCCATCAAGGCGGCCATCGGGCTCATGCCGTTCGACTTCCCGCCCGCGAGCGACCCGAACGCGCAGTACCCCGCGTACCCCGCCATGAAGACCCCCACGCTGGTCATCACGGGACAGAAGGACGACGTCGCCGAGCCGGCGTACTTCGGCAAGCCCGCGTACGACTCCATCCCGGCGGGCACGCCGAAGCAGTACCTGGAGCTGAAGGGCCTCGACCACTACGCGGGCGAGCACGCGCCGGTCGCCGCGATCCGCAACGCGGTCACGGCGTTCCTCAAGCGCTACCTCGACGGCAACAGCGCCTACGCGAAGTTCATCTGCCCGGCCCCGAAGGTCGGCGGACCCATCAGCGTGTCGCTGAGCTCCTGCCCGAAGGGCTGA
- a CDS encoding threonine/serine ThrE exporter family protein: MRDVRARLRGTIYEGTEPAHGRLGDLYSPRQIVDFCLDLGEVMLASGADVRAVEIAIVAVSTKWNLAPLELDITGTAITIQYAPLEGPPLVKLRVVTAEGSDLHRLSLVYQIVDELLHDDRDMTSAVEGLVEVLKSPPRWPSWITDAAMGLFGVSVSLQAGGSLPGAVGAFLLMIGAMVLGRQLSRRGIPPFFVVAVQSAIVAAVGTLAIWSGVMPAGSAAAMVAAVVVLILPHVTIVTWAQDAISGFRAMALSRAMIIVLIVAGIAVGIPGGLALTAGVDIEVDPTDITLRALPLWMLLITTFFAAGATGITQGANARVMPVAIGMAIVGTVSLWILKAAGVPLLAATFLVATLLGALGTVVAARVRVSATAIAVPAFCGSLLPSLAVASALLNSMAGTSGATGAFVGAMATTLAIGAGLVLGSLLATPQARRHLRRRAKRVVVQSVRLDTTPIGIIRDPAMLEPPVGGSPDRA, translated from the coding sequence ATGCGCGACGTCCGCGCCCGCCTCCGCGGCACCATCTACGAGGGCACCGAGCCCGCGCACGGTCGCCTCGGCGACCTCTACTCCCCGCGCCAGATCGTCGACTTCTGCCTCGACCTCGGCGAGGTGATGCTCGCCTCCGGCGCCGACGTGCGCGCGGTCGAGATAGCCATCGTCGCCGTCAGCACGAAGTGGAACCTCGCGCCGCTGGAGCTCGACATCACGGGCACGGCCATCACCATCCAGTACGCGCCACTCGAGGGCCCGCCGCTCGTGAAGCTGCGCGTCGTCACCGCGGAGGGCAGCGACCTCCACCGGCTGTCGCTCGTCTACCAGATCGTCGACGAGCTCCTCCACGACGACCGCGACATGACGAGTGCCGTCGAGGGCCTCGTCGAGGTGCTGAAGTCGCCGCCGCGCTGGCCGTCGTGGATCACCGACGCGGCCATGGGCCTGTTCGGCGTCTCCGTCTCGCTGCAGGCGGGCGGCTCCCTGCCGGGGGCCGTCGGGGCGTTCCTGCTGATGATCGGCGCCATGGTGCTCGGCCGGCAGCTCTCCCGCCGCGGCATCCCCCCGTTCTTCGTGGTCGCCGTGCAGTCCGCGATCGTGGCGGCCGTGGGCACGCTCGCGATCTGGTCCGGTGTCATGCCCGCGGGGAGCGCCGCGGCGATGGTCGCGGCCGTGGTGGTGCTGATCCTCCCCCACGTCACCATCGTCACCTGGGCCCAGGACGCGATCTCCGGCTTCCGGGCCATGGCACTGTCGCGGGCCATGATCATCGTGCTCATCGTCGCGGGTATCGCCGTCGGCATCCCGGGCGGCCTCGCGCTCACCGCCGGCGTCGACATCGAGGTGGACCCCACCGACATCACGCTGCGGGCGCTCCCCCTCTGGATGCTGCTCATCACCACGTTCTTCGCGGCCGGCGCCACCGGGATCACGCAGGGCGCCAACGCGCGCGTGATGCCCGTCGCGATCGGCATGGCGATCGTGGGCACGGTCTCGCTCTGGATCCTCAAGGCGGCCGGCGTCCCGCTGCTCGCGGCGACGTTCCTGGTGGCGACGCTGCTCGGCGCGCTGGGCACGGTGGTCGCGGCGCGCGTCCGGGTCTCGGCCACGGCGATCGCGGTGCCGGCCTTCTGCGGATCCCTCCTGCCCTCGCTCGCGGTCGCCTCGGCGCTCCTCAACTCGATGGCCGGCACGTCCGGCGCGACGGGCGCGTTCGTGGGGGCGATGGCGACGACCCTGGCGATCGGCGCGGGCCTCGTGCTCGGCAGCCTGCTCGCGACGCCGCAGGCCCGTCGCCACCTCCGGCGTCGGGCGAAGCGCGTGGTCGTGCAGTCGGTGCGGCTCGACACGACGCCGATCGGGATCATCCGCGACCCCGCAATGCTCGAGCCGCCGGTCGGCGGCAGCCCGGACCGCGCCTGA
- a CDS encoding amidohydrolase encodes MHPGASLLDDDVRDAHELFRSLHAHPELSMQEHATAAAIEAYLEAIGAETFRSGGTGVVGIVRNGDGPVVAFRADTDGLPILEETGLAHASRDTGIDRSGKEVPTMHGCGHDFHVAAALTTAQALAANRDAWAVTVVFVFQPGEETGEGARAMLADGLWDRAPRPEVILGQHVFPLPVGVVATREGAFMSMSDAWKVTVKGRGAHGSQPQNSIDPIVAASAIVLRLQTVVARELDPQAAAVVTVGTFQAGTKENIIPEHAVLGLSIRTFDPAVRERVLASVRRIILAEAAASGAPEPEIEEIVSFPLNRNDPEATRGVVAALTAQLGSDKVVESPPIMGSEDFGILGEAIGVPTVYWAFGGVEPEAFGGETPPPGNHTPQFAPTMEGTIETGVKAATAALLSRVGVARA; translated from the coding sequence GTGCACCCCGGAGCCAGCCTGCTGGACGACGACGTGCGGGACGCGCACGAGCTGTTCCGCTCGCTGCACGCGCACCCGGAGCTCTCGATGCAGGAGCACGCGACCGCGGCCGCGATCGAGGCGTACCTGGAGGCGATCGGCGCGGAGACGTTCCGATCGGGCGGCACCGGCGTCGTCGGGATCGTCCGCAACGGCGACGGCCCCGTGGTCGCGTTCCGCGCCGACACCGACGGCCTCCCCATCCTCGAGGAGACGGGCCTCGCGCACGCCAGCCGCGACACGGGCATCGACCGGTCGGGCAAGGAGGTGCCCACGATGCACGGCTGCGGCCACGACTTCCACGTCGCCGCCGCGCTCACCACCGCTCAGGCGCTCGCCGCGAACCGCGACGCGTGGGCCGTCACGGTCGTCTTCGTGTTCCAGCCCGGCGAGGAGACGGGCGAGGGCGCCCGCGCCATGCTCGCCGACGGCCTCTGGGACCGCGCGCCGCGCCCCGAGGTGATCCTCGGCCAGCACGTCTTCCCGCTCCCCGTCGGCGTGGTCGCCACGCGCGAGGGCGCGTTCATGAGCATGAGCGACGCGTGGAAGGTCACCGTGAAGGGCCGCGGCGCGCACGGCTCGCAGCCGCAGAACTCCATCGACCCGATCGTCGCCGCCAGCGCCATCGTGCTGCGCCTGCAGACGGTGGTCGCGCGCGAGCTGGATCCGCAGGCCGCCGCGGTCGTCACCGTCGGCACGTTCCAGGCGGGCACGAAGGAGAACATCATCCCCGAGCACGCGGTGCTGGGCCTCAGCATCCGCACGTTCGACCCGGCCGTGCGCGAGCGCGTGCTGGCGTCCGTGCGGCGGATCATCCTGGCCGAGGCCGCCGCGAGCGGGGCGCCGGAGCCCGAGATCGAGGAGATCGTCTCGTTCCCGCTGAACCGCAACGACCCCGAGGCGACGCGCGGCGTGGTGGCGGCGCTCACCGCGCAGCTCGGGTCGGACAAGGTCGTCGAGTCGCCGCCCATCATGGGCAGCGAGGACTTCGGGATCCTGGGCGAGGCCATCGGCGTGCCCACCGTCTACTGGGCGTTCGGCGGCGTGGAGCCCGAGGCGTTCGGCGGCGAGACCCCGCCTCCCGGGAACCACACGCCTCAGTTCGCGCCCACCATGGAGGGCACCATCGAGACGGGCGTGAAGGCCGCGACGGCCGCCCTGCTCTCGCGCGTCGGTGTGGCGCGGGCGTAG
- a CDS encoding PLDc N-terminal domain-containing protein produces the protein MSDALIAGAVAAPIAIVYVTLVVAAVLQIVRDRALGGLARDLWVVAVVVFPVLGALAWFGAGHRTTAAQRAVDRVRLSL, from the coding sequence ATGTCCGATGCACTCATCGCCGGGGCCGTCGCCGCCCCGATCGCCATCGTGTATGTCACGCTCGTCGTGGCGGCGGTGCTGCAGATCGTCCGCGACCGCGCGCTCGGCGGTCTCGCGCGCGACCTCTGGGTCGTGGCCGTCGTGGTCTTCCCCGTCCTCGGCGCCCTCGCCTGGTTCGGCGCCGGGCACCGCACGACCGCCGCCCAGCGCGCCGTCGACCGCGTCCGGCTAAGCCTGTAG
- a CDS encoding DoxX family protein, with product MTSSPATRPTADRRIAPDGGRRSIPRTIGRILLGLVLIMAGTLHLTVARESFQAQVPTWLPMDPDFVVLASGVVEIVLGLSLVLLGRWRVWVGLVVAAFFVAIFPGNISQLVTRTPAFGLETDAARAIRLVFQPLLVLWALWATGAWSAWRNRRARR from the coding sequence ATGACCTCGAGCCCCGCGACCCGCCCGACCGCCGACCGCCGCATCGCCCCGGACGGCGGACGCCGCTCGATCCCGCGGACGATCGGGCGGATCCTCCTCGGCCTCGTGCTGATCATGGCCGGCACCCTGCACCTCACGGTCGCGCGGGAGTCGTTCCAGGCGCAGGTGCCCACGTGGCTGCCGATGGATCCCGACTTCGTGGTGCTGGCGTCGGGCGTCGTGGAGATCGTGCTCGGCCTGTCGCTCGTGCTCCTCGGCCGCTGGCGCGTGTGGGTCGGCCTCGTGGTCGCGGCGTTCTTCGTCGCGATCTTCCCCGGCAACATCTCGCAGCTCGTCACCCGCACGCCCGCGTTCGGCCTCGAGACCGACGCCGCGCGGGCGATCCGCCTCGTCTTCCAGCCGCTCCTCGTGCTCTGGGCGCTGTGGGCGACGGGCGCGTGGTCGGCCTGGCGGAACAGGCGCGCCCGCCGCTGA
- a CDS encoding DinB family protein, producing MTDLPDIATGPDTDVLGPDDRPRPPRADERACLTGFLALNRATVIRKARGLSDADAARRVLPSLTSVAGALRHLADVERSWTVELMEAGDYDRRFGGEDDPDGEWRVHPTDSLAEIVADYEHACAESDAVIARHDLDDIAAAGPPDEMPSLRWILVHLIEETARHAGHVDVVRELVDGVTGE from the coding sequence ATGACCGACCTCCCCGACATCGCGACCGGCCCGGACACCGACGTCCTCGGCCCCGACGACCGCCCCCGCCCTCCCCGCGCCGACGAGCGCGCCTGCCTCACCGGCTTCCTGGCGCTCAACCGCGCCACCGTGATCCGCAAGGCGCGCGGCCTCTCCGACGCCGACGCCGCGCGTCGCGTCCTCCCCAGCCTCACCTCCGTCGCGGGCGCGCTCCGGCACCTCGCCGACGTCGAGCGCTCCTGGACCGTCGAGCTGATGGAGGCCGGCGACTACGACCGGCGCTTCGGCGGCGAGGACGACCCGGACGGCGAGTGGCGCGTCCATCCCACCGACTCCCTCGCCGAGATCGTCGCCGACTACGAGCACGCCTGCGCGGAGAGCGACGCCGTGATCGCCCGGCACGATCTCGACGACATCGCCGCCGCCGGACCGCCCGACGAGATGCCGTCGCTGCGCTGGATCCTCGTGCACCTCATCGAGGAGACCGCGCGGCACGCGGGCCACGTCGACGTGGTGCGGGAGCTGGTCGACGGCGTCACGGGCGAGTGA
- a CDS encoding acyl-CoA dehydrogenase family protein yields the protein MTGATTGTSTADLRAEFLPLFDRIRDGAVARERDRELAFDAVALLREARFGAIRLPVADGGRGASLAQLVEFVVELSAADANVGHLLRGHFGYVELVLRRPPGPAREEWIRRIASGAIVGNATSEQTGNTLADISTTLTERDGRWILDGTKYYSTGTLYSDWIYLAAGREAADGVERVTLAVPTDAPGVTAVDDWDAFGQTLTASGTTTFDAVEVDPATVTAYREAPLSHIQAFYQLYLVAVLAGIAAEVERDAVGYVRTRTRTYIHANAALPQDDPQVLDVVGRISTAAFAVRATTLAAAARLDDAVATASAGEALDRPTLDAAENAVYQAQVHAVEQVPAAATLLFEVGGASATFRERALDRHWRNARVVASHNPAIYKARAIGEFAVAGRGPVEAWAAYEKVGATPFPR from the coding sequence GTGACGGGGGCCACGACGGGCACGTCGACCGCCGACCTTCGAGCCGAGTTCCTGCCGCTGTTCGACCGGATCCGCGACGGCGCCGTCGCCCGCGAGCGCGACCGGGAGCTGGCCTTCGACGCCGTCGCGCTCCTCCGCGAGGCGCGGTTCGGGGCGATCCGCCTGCCCGTCGCCGACGGCGGGCGCGGCGCATCGCTGGCCCAGCTCGTCGAGTTCGTGGTCGAGCTGTCGGCCGCCGACGCCAACGTCGGGCACCTGCTGCGCGGCCACTTCGGCTACGTGGAGCTGGTGCTCCGCCGGCCGCCCGGGCCCGCGCGCGAGGAGTGGATCCGCCGCATCGCGTCCGGCGCGATCGTCGGCAACGCCACTAGCGAGCAGACCGGCAACACCCTCGCTGACATCTCGACGACGCTCACCGAGCGCGACGGCCGCTGGATCCTCGACGGCACCAAGTACTACTCCACCGGCACGCTCTACTCCGACTGGATCTACCTCGCCGCGGGTCGCGAGGCCGCCGACGGCGTCGAGCGCGTGACCCTCGCGGTCCCCACCGACGCGCCGGGCGTCACCGCGGTCGACGACTGGGACGCGTTCGGCCAGACCCTCACCGCGAGCGGCACCACGACCTTCGATGCCGTGGAGGTGGATCCGGCGACCGTCACCGCCTACCGAGAGGCGCCGCTGAGCCACATCCAGGCCTTCTACCAGCTCTACCTCGTGGCGGTGCTGGCGGGGATCGCCGCCGAGGTCGAGCGCGACGCGGTCGGCTACGTCCGGACCCGCACGCGCACCTACATCCACGCGAACGCCGCCCTGCCTCAGGACGACCCGCAGGTGCTCGACGTCGTCGGTCGGATCTCCACGGCCGCCTTCGCCGTGCGCGCCACGACCCTCGCGGCCGCGGCACGCCTCGACGACGCCGTGGCGACCGCCTCGGCAGGTGAGGCCCTCGACCGCCCGACGCTCGACGCCGCCGAGAACGCGGTCTACCAGGCGCAGGTGCACGCGGTCGAGCAGGTGCCCGCCGCCGCGACGCTGCTCTTCGAGGTCGGGGGAGCGTCCGCCACCTTCCGCGAGCGCGCGCTCGACCGGCATTGGCGGAACGCCCGCGTCGTCGCGAGCCACAACCCAGCCATCTACAAGGCCCGGGCGATCGGCGAGTTCGCCGTCGCGGGCCGCGGCCCGGTCGAGGCGTGGGCCGCCTACGAGAAGGTGGGCGCGACGCCGTTCCCGCGCTGA